GATCGTGTAAGGGCAGGCGTTGCGCGCGTATTGCTCGTTGAGATCGCGAATGATCTCGTCAACCTCGGCCGCGTTGACCCCGCGCATCAGCCCCGCCATCTGCTGGCTGGTGAGCGGCTCGTTCTGCGGATGGCCGACGAACAGCATCGCCTCGACGATCGCGCGCGGCGTCACCTCGGGGCCGGCATCGCCGGAGCTTTTGCCGGTAGAGGTTTTCTTGGCAGGGGCCGCGGGCTCATACGGATCCTCGCCGCGCGAAACCAACTCGGCAAAACCGGCGTTCAGGGCCGCCAGATCAAGCCCCTGATCCTCAGGCTGCGTCAGCGGTTCTTGGCGAGAGTCCATTCTGCATTTCGTGGGCGATTGGCAAGGCAGCCGCGGCCATCAATCACACCGTTGCCGCGGCGCGTTTCTTCCACTCGCTCTTCATGAAGTTCAGCCCGTCTTGCGCGAGTTGTTCTTCCGTCTTGAACATGCGGCGCCAGATCTTGGTCGCGGCGGCCAAGGCCGGCAGCGCCATGCCAAAGGCCTCGATCATCAGCCAGCCGTCGTAGCCCACCTCGTGCAGCATGTCGAACGTCTGGGCCCAGGGAATGTTCCCTTCGCCCGGCGTGCCGCGGTCGTTTTCCGAAATGTGTACGTGGACCGTCTGCGGCGCGCAAACTCGGATGGCCTCGATCGGATCCTTTTCTTCGATATTGGCATGAAACGTGTCGTACATCATGCGGCAGCGCGGATGATCGACCTCCTTGACGAAGCGCACGGTGTCGGCGGCGCTATTGAGCAAATAGCACTCGAAGCGGTTCAAGTATTCGACCGCCAGCGTGACGCCGCACGCCTCGGCATGCTCGGCCACTTGCCGCATGCTATCGACGGCCCACTTCCACTCGTCGCTCGTGGGACCCGCGCCCGAGACATATCCCAGCGCCGAATGACACGGTCCGGCCATGATGGTCATGCCGGCTGCCTGGCAGCATTCCAAAGCGAGCTTGTTGTTGGCCACGCCGGCGGCGCGGATCTTGGCGTCGCCCGAAGCAGGATTGTCGTCCACGCCGCGACACGTCACGGCAGTGCGCGCGAGCCCCATATCGTCGAGCCATAATCCGATCGCGGCGAACTTGTCGGGATTCAGGTCGAAGACCGGCGCCTCGATGCCGTCGTAGCCCATCCGCTTCAGCTTCTCGACGACCGGCCGATGCTCCTCGGTGAGATTATCGGTCCACAACAGCAGGTTCATCCCAAACTTCATTACTGGCTCCTGATCCGATTTCTCGCTCTTGCCGTTTTCGCTTGTCGCGCCGCCCAGCGTCCTGTCGTCATGCAAGGGGAGTCAACAACTCTTCGTGCCGGGCGGCAACCTCGCGCCGGGCCTGGGGCAGGAACTCTTGCAACCGTTCGGGCAGGGCCGGCAAACGCACGCGACGCATGACCTGATTCAAGCGGAACAACAGTGTCGCATCCTGGGCGTAGTCCGACAAGAATCTTTCCCGGGCAAAGAGCGGAATCATTCCGGCCAGCCGCACGGCCCGCCGCGTGGCCATCCGATTCACCGCCCCCTCAACGACCGCGGGATCGATGCGATCCAGGGCATCGTAATATCTTGCCAGCACGTCCGGATGTCGCGTAATGAGCTCGGCGTCGAGCAGAATCTCGACCAGAATATGCCCGAGAAAGCTGGGGCGCATCCCCTCGTCCGGCGCGAGCAAGTCGCGCAACTGGGCCGTGAACCGCCACGATAATTCCGCAAAAACGGCCGAATTATGAAACCAGGCATCGTCGGCGTGATGCCGCGCGATGCCGCGGGCCAGAGCCGCCACGCGCGGATCGGGATCGTTGAGCCACGGCTCGGCCTGACGGGCCCGCACCCGTACGCCGCGGTCCGAAACATTCAACCAATCGGGCACCGCCGTGCCGGCCAGAAACCAGGGATCGTCGACAAAGGCGT
The sequence above is a segment of the Pirellulales bacterium genome. Coding sequences within it:
- a CDS encoding SMC-Scp complex subunit ScpB, whose amino-acid sequence is MDSRQEPLTQPEDQGLDLAALNAGFAELVSRGEDPYEPAAPAKKTSTGKSSGDAGPEVTPRAIVEAMLFVGHPQNEPLTSQQMAGLMRGVNAAEVDEIIRDLNEQYARNACPYTIESRGPGYALTLLPEFASARDRVLGRVRQARLSQAAIEVLALVAYNGSISGEEIARTRGRPSGAILLQLVRRQLLKVERTAGKPRENRYSTTSRFLELFGLESLEDLPRSQEVDQR
- a CDS encoding sugar phosphate isomerase/epimerase family protein, which encodes MKFGMNLLLWTDNLTEEHRPVVEKLKRMGYDGIEAPVFDLNPDKFAAIGLWLDDMGLARTAVTCRGVDDNPASGDAKIRAAGVANNKLALECCQAAGMTIMAGPCHSALGYVSGAGPTSDEWKWAVDSMRQVAEHAEACGVTLAVEYLNRFECYLLNSAADTVRFVKEVDHPRCRMMYDTFHANIEEKDPIEAIRVCAPQTVHVHISENDRGTPGEGNIPWAQTFDMLHEVGYDGWLMIEAFGMALPALAAATKIWRRMFKTEEQLAQDGLNFMKSEWKKRAAATV